A region of Sparus aurata chromosome 8, fSpaAur1.1, whole genome shotgun sequence DNA encodes the following proteins:
- the cep41 gene encoding centrosomal protein of 41 kDa, with protein MSLSRGIGNVEYMRKRIPKNAKYQHVKTRLDTGCSLSKYMEKLEEIRKNYRYRKDEIFKRLKVTTFAQLILQVASVSDLNESDDGESHTDGLSLVSDADLECLSEHTNGSPQASLTAEREDAGDSRELCNTARSTLLSVISGVGELNLDRTSQRMKNEPVFSPEPTDRPYPDCPYLLLDVRDRDQYDCCHIIGAHSFPIAMLSRTMNPYTKEVLEYKNAAGRIIIVYDEDERIASQAATTMCERGFENLFLLSGGLKVIAQKFPEGLTTGSIPASCLSSPPSLKVKKSAASQQPSQAAERRWRLTSDELSKIQDQLEEILIPSNPNSRMSSRMSTSSSQSKASSARSRQSSSTTGRDSARVQSGRPWK; from the exons ATGTCGCTCAGTCGGGGCATCGGCAATGTAGAG TACATGAGAAAAAGGATACCGAAAAACGCCAAGTATCAACATGTCAAAACAAGGCTGGACACAG GATGCAGCCTTTCAAAGTATATGGAAAAACTGGAGGAGATTAGAAAAA ACTATAGGTATCGAAAAGATGAAATCTTTAAGCGGTTAAAGGTGACAACATTTGCACAACTG aTACTTCAAGTAGCCTCCGTATCAGACCTGAATGAAAGTGATGATGGCGaatcacacacag ACGGTCTGTCACTGGTGTCCGATGCAGACCTCGAGTGTCTCTCTGAACACACCAACGGCTCCCCGCAGGCGTCACTTACTGCAGAACGTGAAGATGCAGGAGACAGCAGGGAACTCTGCAACACTGCCAGGTCAACACTCCTAAG TGTTATAAGTGGTGTTGGAGAGCTGAACCTCGACAGAACCAGTCAGAGGATGAAGAATGAGCCAGTGTTCAGCCCTGAGCCGACTGACAGGCCTTACCCCGACTGCCCCTACCTGCTGCTGGACGTACGGGACCGAGACCAATACGACTGCTGTCACATCATTGGCG CGCACAGTTTCCCCATTGCCATGTTATCTCGGACAATGAACCCCTACACCAAAGAAGTGCTGGAATAC AAAAATGCAGCAGGAAGGATCATCATCGTGTACGATGAGGATGAGAGAATAGCCAGCCAGGCAGCCACCACCATGTGTGAACGAGGATTTGAGAATCTGTTTCTGCTGTCTGGAG GTCTCAAGGTTATCGCTCAGAAATTTCCAGAAGGATTGACGACGGGCTCCATCCCagcctcctgcctgtcctctcCCCCATCACTGAAGGTGAAGAAGAGTGCTGCGTCACAGCAGCCAtcacaggcagcagagaggaggtggaggttaACTTCAGACGAGCTGTCCAAAATCCAGGACCAACTGGAGGAGATCCTCATCCCCAGTAACCCCAACA GCCGCATGTCCAGCCGCATGTCAACCAGCAGCTCGCAGTCTAAAGCTTCCAGCGCTCGGAGTCGACAGAGTTCCTCTACAACTGGGAGGGACAGCGCCAGGGTTCAGAGCGGCAGACCCTGGAAATGA
- the LOC115587227 gene encoding carboxypeptidase A1-like, whose product MRGLLAFAALFVAVLGKKTFEGHQVLRITAKDEAQLALIKDLEDMIHFELDFWRGVSDVASPVDVRVPFHSLQSVKVYLETKAIEYTIMIEDLQALLEKEQEEMEAAARAGGARSTDSFDYANYHTVDEIYDFQDMLVRENPNLVSKIVIGQSYEGRNLSVLKFSTGGTNRPGLWIDTGIHSREWVTQASGTWFAKKIVTTHRSDRTLKCILNKMDIFLLIMANPDGFAYTQTSQPKYRMWRKTRKPNPGSSCVGVDPNRNWDAGFGGPGASNDPCSQIYHGPRANSESEVKSIVDFVRSHGNLKSFVSIHSYSQMLLYPYGYIRTPANDQAELHSLAKKAITALASLYGTRYRYGSIINTIYQASGGTIDWTYNQGIKYSYTFELRDTGDYGFLLPANQIIPTAEETWLALMVIMKHAYKNAY is encoded by the exons GCATCAGGTGCTTCGCATTACTGCGAAAGATGAAGCCCAGCTGGCTCTTATCAAAGATCTGGAGGACATGATCCACTTCGAG ctggACTTCTGGAGAGGAGTGTCCGATGTGGCCTCTCCTGTGGATGTCAGAGTTCCCTTCCACAGCCTGCAGTCTGTCAAAGTTTACCTGGAGACAAAGGCAATTGAGTACACCATCATGATCGAAGACCTGCAG GCATTGttggagaaggagcaggaggagatggaagcTGCTGCTCGTGCTGGTGGCGCCAGATCCACTGACAGCTTCGACTACGCCAATTACCACACCGTCGATGAG ATCTACGACTTCCAGGACATGCTGGTGAGGGAGAATCCCAACCTGGTCAGCAAGATTGTGATCGGTCAGAGCTACGAGGGACGTAACCTGAGTGTGCTCAAG TTCAGCACCGGTGGAACCAACCGTCCCGGCCTCTGGATTGACACTGGAATCCATTCCAGAGAGTGGGTCACTCAGGCCAGTGGCACCTGGTTTGCCAAAAAG ATTGTAACTACTCATAGAAGTGACCGCACTCTTAAATGCATCCTCAACAAGATGGATATCTTCCTCCTTATTATGGCCAACCCTGACGGCTTCGCCTACACCCAAACGAGC CAACCAAAATACCGCATGTGGCGTAAGACCAGGAAGCCCAACCCTGGCTCAAGCTGTGTCGGAGTCGATCCCAACAGGAACTGGGATGCTGGTTTTGGAG GACCTGGTGCCAGCAACGACCCCTGCTCCCAGATTTACCATGGACCCAGGGCTAACTCTGAGTCTGAGGTCAAGTCCATTGTTGACTTTGTGAGGTCCCACGGTAACCTCAAGTCCTTCGTCTCCATCCATTCCTACTCCCAGATGCTCCTGTACCCCTACGGCTACATCCGTACTCCAGCCAATGACCAAGCTGAGCTG CACAGTCTGGCTAAGAAGGCCATTACTGCCCTGGCCTCCCTGTACGGTACTCGTTACAGATACGGCAGCATCATCAACACCATCT ACCAAGCCAGCGGTGGCACCATTGACTGGACCTACAACCAGGGCATCAAGTACTCCTACACCTTTGAGCTGAGGGACACCGGTGATTACGGCTTCCTCCTGCCCGCCAATCAGATCATCCCCACCGCCGAGGAGACTTGGCTGGCTCTGATGGTCATCATGAAACACGCCTACAAGAACGCCTactaa